A window of Sphingobacterium sp. lm-10 contains these coding sequences:
- a CDS encoding NAD-dependent epimerase/dehydratase family protein — translation MSTTKSHALVLGASGLVGLLTTKLLLKRNTYDVIYAVSRRGIPLEHERLVQILADYDSIDSHIEKLSIDHIFSCLGSTQKKTPNKKDYTQIDHDYPLKVAKIGQQNGAKKLSIVSALGADSNSRSFYLRMKGTTEKDIQSLNFPQLYIMQPSLITGNREETRLAEGLAASLFKIVNPILLGGLKKYRSIDAEKIAEALVSTASLDQNGTHRYHTELIKQLA, via the coding sequence ATGTCAACTACAAAGTCACATGCCTTAGTATTAGGCGCTAGCGGATTGGTCGGTCTGCTCACTACTAAACTGCTTCTGAAAAGAAATACTTATGATGTAATTTACGCAGTTAGCAGGCGTGGAATACCGTTAGAGCACGAGCGATTAGTTCAAATCCTCGCTGATTATGATAGTATCGATTCTCATATTGAAAAATTATCTATCGATCACATATTCAGTTGCTTAGGTTCTACACAGAAAAAAACTCCCAATAAGAAAGACTATACTCAGATAGATCATGATTATCCGCTAAAAGTGGCAAAGATAGGCCAACAAAACGGCGCAAAAAAATTGTCAATCGTTTCGGCTTTAGGAGCAGATTCTAATTCCAGGTCTTTTTACTTGCGGATGAAAGGCACTACAGAGAAAGATATACAAAGCCTCAATTTTCCACAATTATATATCATGCAACCATCATTGATTACTGGTAATAGAGAGGAAACTCGCCTTGCGGAAGGTCTTGCTGCTTCGCTTTTCAAGATCGTCAACCCTATACTATTAGGAGGATTAAAGAAATATAGAAGTATTGATGCAGAAAAGATAGCAGAAGCATTAGTAAGTACCGCGAGCTTGGATCAAAACGGTACGCATAGATATCATACAGAATTAATAAAACAACTAGCGTGA
- a CDS encoding ABC-F family ATP-binding cassette domain-containing protein, translated as MSILSTEKLSHSFHDRWLFRELHFGMQAGDRVALVGINGTGKSTLLKILAGVMDPDSGTVVSERGIRVGYLPQEPDFAHLNTVEDFIYSADNKQQQLIKDYERLLDSEHYDENELGRISDELTALNAWEYEYQIKTILNRLQISDFDKKISSMSGGQKKRLALAKLLIDDPDVYILDEPTNHLDIETIEWLEKLLTSGNKTVLIVSHDRYFLDHVCQEIRELDRGEVYTYKGDYANFIEKKAERYASDVASADKARNLWKKELEWMRRQPKARGTKSKSRIEAFYDLQDKSKAPAEHDKVKLKMQTSRQGSKIMEIEDVSKSFKKSPVISDFSYTFKKGDRIGLAGRNGSGKSTFLNLITNSLSPDAGSISTGETTVIGYYKQGGLDFRENQRVIDVVKDVAEHIDMGKDGIITASQLLTQFLFPPEKQFGMVSKLSGGERKRLQLMRVLMLNPNFLILDEPSNDLDMDTLNILEDFLERFPGVLLLVTHDRYLLDKLTDQLFIFDGTGYINMYNGNYADFKFENDEKLKAEKVNKGKAPEVIPVSESKSSKAKISYKEQIEYNSLEKEIEEIETDISGLSEKLTQVTDHVELNKIVEQIENRKELLDIKTTRWLELAELV; from the coding sequence GTGAGTATATTAAGTACAGAAAAATTAAGTCATTCCTTTCACGATCGTTGGCTCTTTCGTGAATTACATTTTGGGATGCAGGCTGGAGACCGTGTTGCCTTAGTAGGCATCAATGGTACCGGAAAATCGACTTTGCTAAAAATATTAGCTGGCGTAATGGATCCAGATAGCGGAACTGTCGTTAGTGAGCGAGGAATAAGGGTGGGTTACTTACCGCAAGAGCCTGATTTTGCACATTTGAATACTGTTGAAGATTTTATTTACAGCGCAGACAATAAACAACAACAGCTCATTAAAGACTATGAACGTTTGTTGGATTCCGAACATTATGATGAAAACGAACTTGGACGTATTTCTGACGAATTAACAGCCCTTAATGCATGGGAATATGAATACCAGATTAAAACAATCCTAAATCGTTTGCAAATATCCGATTTTGACAAGAAAATTTCATCCATGTCTGGTGGGCAGAAAAAACGTTTGGCTTTAGCCAAATTATTAATTGACGACCCCGATGTATATATATTAGACGAACCAACCAACCACTTGGATATCGAGACAATAGAATGGTTGGAGAAATTGTTGACATCTGGTAATAAAACAGTATTAATTGTATCACACGATCGATACTTTTTGGATCATGTATGTCAAGAAATACGCGAATTGGATAGGGGAGAAGTATATACTTACAAAGGAGATTATGCTAATTTTATTGAAAAAAAAGCAGAGCGATATGCTTCCGACGTAGCTAGCGCTGATAAAGCACGCAATCTTTGGAAAAAGGAATTGGAATGGATGCGTCGCCAGCCTAAAGCCCGTGGTACAAAATCAAAATCTAGAATAGAGGCTTTTTATGATTTACAAGACAAATCAAAAGCACCTGCCGAACACGACAAGGTAAAGCTTAAAATGCAAACATCACGTCAGGGATCCAAAATTATGGAAATCGAAGATGTGAGTAAGTCATTTAAGAAATCTCCCGTCATTTCTGATTTTTCTTACACTTTTAAGAAAGGTGATCGTATTGGATTGGCTGGGCGAAATGGGAGCGGTAAATCTACATTTTTGAATTTGATCACCAATTCTTTATCTCCAGATGCAGGTTCGATATCTACCGGAGAAACTACAGTAATAGGCTATTACAAACAAGGTGGATTAGATTTTAGAGAAAATCAGCGTGTGATTGATGTAGTCAAAGATGTGGCGGAACACATAGATATGGGTAAAGATGGAATAATTACAGCTTCTCAACTGTTAACCCAATTTTTATTTCCACCCGAAAAACAATTTGGTATGGTATCCAAATTGAGTGGTGGAGAGCGTAAAAGGTTGCAACTAATGCGAGTACTTATGCTCAATCCTAATTTTCTAATTTTAGATGAGCCATCCAATGACTTGGACATGGACACACTGAATATTCTAGAAGATTTTTTAGAGCGTTTCCCTGGTGTGCTATTACTAGTTACGCATGATAGGTATTTACTGGATAAGCTAACCGATCAGTTATTTATTTTCGATGGTACTGGATATATCAATATGTATAATGGAAATTATGCTGATTTCAAGTTTGAAAATGACGAAAAATTAAAAGCGGAGAAAGTAAATAAAGGTAAAGCTCCAGAAGTAATTCCTGTTAGTGAAAGTAAATCATCAAAGGCAAAGATTTCATACAAGGAACAAATAGAATATAACTCTTTGGAAAAGGAAATAGAAGAAATAGAGACTGATATCTCAGGCTTATCAGAAAAATTAACACAAGTTACCGATCATGTCGAACTCAATAAAATAGTTGAGCAAATTGAAAATAGGAAAGAGCTATTAGATATAAAGACTACTCGTTGGTTGGAATTAGCAGAATTAGTATAA